A genomic window from Gemmatimonas sp. includes:
- a CDS encoding aminotransferase class V-fold PLP-dependent enzyme: protein MHRAMEDHRSSAFPALTRSILSRLPQVVHQTKGEPFVFPATGTAMWEAALVNTVNPGGRLLAVRFGQFSHLFIQTARALGYQVDVLEEPWGDVADPARIEAALAADTAHEIQGVLLVHNETATGVTSDVAAVRAAIDRAKHPALLLVDGVSSIASLEFQFDAWGVDCAITGTQKGFMLPAGLGILYMSEKALTRVESCTMPRAYFDLRPMRTNNAQGFFPSTPALSLLFGLDEALTMLLDEGMDAVAERHRFLAHGVRAAVDAWGLRQCAKRVEIASNSLTAVMVPDGHDARQVIELAFTRYDISLGSGLNEVAGKVFRIGHLGDTNSLTLAGALSGVEMALCDAGIPITLGSGVGAALQQWRVRA from the coding sequence ATGCACCGAGCGATGGAAGATCATCGCTCGTCGGCCTTTCCGGCGCTGACGCGTTCGATCCTTTCGCGCCTCCCGCAGGTCGTGCATCAGACGAAGGGTGAGCCGTTCGTGTTTCCGGCCACCGGTACCGCGATGTGGGAAGCGGCGCTGGTAAACACGGTGAATCCCGGTGGACGACTGCTGGCGGTGCGTTTCGGACAGTTCTCGCACCTGTTCATCCAGACGGCGCGCGCGCTTGGCTATCAGGTGGACGTGCTCGAAGAGCCGTGGGGCGACGTCGCCGATCCGGCGCGCATCGAAGCGGCGCTGGCCGCCGATACGGCGCACGAGATTCAGGGTGTGCTGCTGGTGCACAACGAAACGGCGACGGGCGTCACGAGTGATGTGGCGGCGGTGCGCGCGGCGATCGATCGCGCCAAGCATCCGGCATTACTGCTGGTGGACGGCGTGAGCTCGATTGCCAGTCTGGAGTTCCAGTTCGATGCGTGGGGCGTGGACTGTGCGATCACCGGCACGCAGAAGGGCTTCATGCTCCCCGCGGGGTTGGGCATCCTCTACATGAGCGAGAAGGCACTCACGCGCGTGGAGAGCTGCACGATGCCGCGCGCGTATTTCGATTTGCGCCCGATGCGCACGAACAACGCGCAGGGCTTCTTCCCGAGCACGCCAGCGCTGTCGCTGCTGTTCGGTCTCGACGAAGCGCTCACGATGCTGCTGGACGAAGGCATGGATGCCGTGGCCGAACGTCACCGCTTCCTCGCGCATGGCGTGCGGGCGGCGGTGGATGCGTGGGGGCTGCGTCAGTGTGCGAAGCGCGTGGAAATCGCATCGAATTCCCTCACGGCAGTGATGGTGCCTGATGGACACGACGCGCGTCAGGTGATCGAGCTCGCGTTTACGCGCTATGACATTTCACTCGGTTCAGGCCTGAACGAAGTGGCCGGCAAGGTGTTCCGCATCGGTCACCTCGGCGACACGAACAGTCTCACGTTGGCGGGTGCGTTGTCGGGCGTCGAGATGGCGCTGTGCGATGCCGGCATTCCCATCACGCTCGGCAGCGGCGTCGGTGCCGCGCTGCAGCAGTGGCGCGTGCGCGCATGA
- a CDS encoding MarR family transcriptional regulator produces MSKGEKKRRRALDAYSTLQRAASMASAQVEQAVHPFGLSASQFGVLETLQSRGPVHQQELAEALGRSKAQMTAIIDALEARGWVRRERHATDRRFISVYLTDDGREVLVSTAPARSDAIVAIMAELSGEQRARLARLCRRLLRVLDPDQSNEPAEEAQADAQADEVADADDDEHDDDESDDELGVPAVETTLPSPT; encoded by the coding sequence ATGAGTAAGGGAGAGAAGAAACGCCGCCGCGCCCTCGACGCCTATTCGACACTGCAGCGCGCCGCGTCGATGGCGTCCGCGCAGGTCGAGCAGGCGGTGCATCCGTTCGGGCTCTCGGCGTCGCAGTTCGGGGTGCTGGAAACGCTGCAGTCGCGCGGGCCGGTGCATCAGCAGGAGCTGGCCGAGGCGCTGGGACGCAGCAAGGCGCAGATGACGGCGATTATTGACGCGCTCGAAGCGCGTGGCTGGGTGCGCCGGGAGCGACACGCCACCGATCGACGGTTCATCTCGGTGTATCTCACCGACGACGGGCGTGAGGTGCTGGTGAGTACGGCTCCGGCACGCAGCGATGCCATCGTGGCGATCATGGCAGAACTGAGCGGTGAGCAGCGCGCCCGCCTGGCGAGATTGTGCCGGCGGTTGCTGCGCGTCCTCGATCCGGATCAGTCGAACGAGCCGGCCGAGGAGGCGCAGGCCGACGCGCAGGCCGACGAAGTCGCTGACGCGGACGACGACGAACACGATGACGATGAATCCGACGACGAGCTGGGCGTACCGGCCGTCGAGACCACGCTTCCTTCTCCGACGTAA